The Dryobates pubescens isolate bDryPub1 chromosome 6, bDryPub1.pri, whole genome shotgun sequence genomic interval aatGTTCGTTGGAAGGTACCTGTGGCAGTCCCTTAGTCCAGCCTTCCACTTTCAGTGAGATCTCTAAAACCAAAGGAGACATAACCATTTAACATCAGCAGGAAATCTGGCCCAAAGTGCcctttggagaagaaaaagcagtgaACTATGAATGCagagaagaagggggagaaaaggcaggagagaagaagagaaggaaaaccagaTCAAAGTTTTTATTTGAGGTGGTAATATTAGAAGCATTGGACTTCTTGCCAAAACCTAGGGCTTTTCTAGATTCACTAACAGATGTGTTTTTATCTTCTAGGAAGACAATGAATAGGAGGAAGCCTGGAAGCTTTTTTGCTACTATGCCGAATATGGGACTATAAAATACAAAAATTCCACCTGGGGCATCTCTATCCCTCTTTGAAATGGGTGACTTTTGAACTGGGAACTCTTTCTTACCTGaagcagcttcttttttttgcctcccccccaccccgcacTGTGCATCCTGGAGGGGAAAATGAATTTCACAAACTGCACCGGCGAAGCCAACGTGGCTGCGAAGCCAAAGACCGTGACTGAGAAGATGCTCGTTACCCTGACCTTGGCCACCATCACAACCCTGACTATGCTGCTGAATTCTGCTGTCATCGCAGCAATCTCCACAACCAAGAAGCTCCACCAGCCAGCAAACTATTTAATATGTTCACTGGCTGTGACAGATCTCCTCGTGGCCGTTCTCGTCATGCCCTTGAGCATCACTTACATAATGATAGACAAATGGACTTTGGGATACTTCATCTGCGAGATCTGGCTCAGCGTCGACATGACCTGCTGCACGTGCTCCATCCTGCACCTGTGTGTCATTGCTCTGGACAGGTACTGGGCGATCACAGACGCGATTGAGTATGCCAGGAAAAGAACGGCTAAAAGGGCTGGGCTGATGATCGTCACCGTCTGGACTATCTCCATTTTCATCTCCATGCCCCCTTTGTTTTGGAGGAGCCACCACAGCGTCAGCATTCCCAGCGAGTGCCGCATTCAGCATGACCACGTCATCTACACCGTTTACTCCACTTTCGGGGCGTTTTACATCCCCTTGACTTTGATCCTGATCCTGTACTACAGAATTTACCACGCTGCAAAGAGCCTTTACCAAAAGCGGGGCTCAAGCCGCCACCTCAGCAACAGGAGCACCGACAGCCAAAACTCCTTTGccagctgcaagctcacacaGACTTTCTGTGTCTCGGACTTCTCCACATCTGACCCGACCACGGAGTTTGACAAAATCAATGCCTCCGTGAGGATCCCTCCTTTTGAGAATGACCTGGACCTGGCCGGCGACCGGCAGCAGATCTCCACGACGCGGGAACGAAAGGCTGCTCGTATCCTGGGGCTGATTTTAGGTGCTTTCATTTTGTCGTGGTTGCCCTTTTTCATCAAGGAGCTGCTCGTGGGCCTCCATGTTTGCACTGTCTCCCCAGAAGTAGCAGACTTCTTGACCTGGCTTGGATATGTCAACTCCCTTATCAACCCTTTGCTGTACACTAGCTTTAATGAAGATTTCAAGCTGGCCTTCAGAAAGCTCATCAGGTGTCGAGAACATGCTTGAAAGCACTGGGAGATGATGATTATGGCGATGTGACTCCTGGCCTTAAGAATGAGCAAACTAATTTGACTCTGGCACCATTTCCCTTGATAAAGGGGATTTTGTGTTTGGCTATTTGCTTGACTTATCTTTAGCCCATAATTCCTTTTGTCATTTTTTACCTCTGGTGTTATTCCTGCTAAAGAGTTTGAAATAAATTTATTCTACAAAggaacagatattttttttttagcaatgaaacaacaacaaaaaacccccaacctgtTAGATACTGATGCTTAAGACATTTTGTGTAAGCAATGCTTTGAGAAGCATACACTGATATTCACTTTTATACTTCTTTCATTTAAGAATCAAATGTCTAAATTGTCATGTACTGTAGTAATATAAAGGCTTATAAACTGAACCCCCCATTAATACATCCTCAGAAATTAATAAACACTTCATGGTCATGACAGCTAAACAGCAAATCTTTACTGTGGCATTGTAAGAAAACTTTTAACAGCCATTTGGAAGGAAAATAATCACCATTTCCAGCTTGGCCTAAGGATGCATAAGCCATTATGAGTACAAGTTCCTAAGAGGGAGATTCAAACTGGatgctaggggaaaaaaaatcaccattcAAATTATTAAacattggaataaactcccaagggaggtggtggatttccatacattagacagtttcaaggcccagcttgacagggtgctgagccagctcattgacagtatcacagtataactaaggttggaagagacccaacagacctcacgactagaccatggcaccaagtgccacgtcctctcccagctccgttgcccttctctggccacattccagcaactcaacttccttcctacactgaggggcccagaaagaAACTACCATAGATGGCAGGATTCAAACCTGCGCGGGGTGACCCCAATGGATTTCTAGTCCATTGCCTTAACCACTCGGCCATGACTACCGCATGCTGCTTCGAATGAAATAACAAAGGTTAcactttcctgtgtccacccccttGTACTCTCTGGTACTTCTGGACAACTGAAGAACCTCTGAGGTTCTTAAACCTCTAACACAGAGTTGGGGGAGGAAATaggggaaatatttttttaaatgtcagtcTGCATGTCTGCCTTATCATcatagcagtgtgcccaggcagccaagagggccactggcatcctggcctgcatcaggaacagcgtggccagcaggagcagggaggtcattctgcccctgtacactgcactggttaggccacaccttgagtcctgtgtccagttctgggctcctcagtttaggaaggatgttgacttgctggagcgtgtccaaagaagggcaacgaagttggtgaggggtttggaacacagccctgtgaggagaggctgagggagctggggttgctgagcctggagaagaggagactcaggggtgaccttattgctctctacagctacctgaagggaggctgtagacagacggatgttggtctcttctcccaggcagccagcaccagaacaagaggacacagtctcaagctgtgccaggggaggtttaggctggatgttaggaagaagttctatacagagagagtgattgcccattggaatgggctgcccagggaggtggtggagtcaccatcactggaggtgttcaggaggagacttgatggggtgcttggtgccatgggttagttgtttaggtgggttggtttggttgataggttggactcgatctcgaaggtctcttccaacctggtctattctattctattctagcctatAGAATCacagtttcagctggaaaagacctctatgatcatcaagtccaacttttgACCCAACACCATTAAACcaaggccattaaaccatgtccccaagtgtcaTGTCTTCACATTTTATGAACACCACCAGgaactgtgactccaccacctccctggacagcctgttcaacgcctgatcactctttcagtaaagaaactttttctaatatccaacttaaaccttccctggtgcaatctgaggccatttcgTCTCCTTCAGCCACTTGATACTTAGGAGAAGAGAACCACGCCTCCcgcactacagcctcctttcaggtagttctagagagcaatgaggtctcccctcagcctccttcagaataaacaaccccatttccctcagctgccagtcatcagagctgttctccaggcccttcaccagcttcactgtgcttccctggacctactccagcaactcaatgtccttttaGTGAGGGgcctaaaactgaacacagtcaTCTTATCATGCACAATGTCTTTGTCAGCTTAACCTATAATCAGGTTattacataatcacagaatgttaggagctggaagggactgtgaaagatcatccagttcaactcccctgccagagcaggatcaactagacaagatcacacaggaacgcatccaggcagggtttctatgtctccagagagggagactccacaacccccctgggcagcctgttccagttatCTAACAGTTTTCTTGTTGCAAGAGTCCTTCATGGAGCTACTTCTCTTGAGTGATGGGCAGAGTCCTTTGTATCCTATCTTCTGTGCGTAGGAAAGTTAAAATGTTCTGGTTCAGCTATTGTGGAAATCAGGCTAGGAAGGAGCAAAATCAAACCTGAGAATCtggtattcatagaatcatagaatcaataaggctggaaaagacctcaaagatcatcaagtccaacctgtcacccatgatctcatgactactaaaccatggctccaagtgccacatccaatcccctcttgaacacctccagggatggtgactccaccacctccctgggcagcccattccaatggctaacaattctctttgtggtgagctttctcctcagctcaagccTATTGTCCATTAGCAACTCCAAAGAACTACTTAAATATTGCTTACTTACTAATTGCTCTATCATTTTCTTCCctatcaattttttttttcaggacaaAATCCTTTTTGAATTGTCCTGATCTGCCATTTAGCAAACACCACATACATCAACCTGACACGGAATAACAGGGAGCTATAGCGTGCCAGCTCCAAATCCATCAAAACAAACATTAGAGGTAGCAAAAGTGTCCTAACAGCACTGGAAGCCAtctgtgaaaaatgttttgaaaattTAGAAGATAATCATCATTTTTCTTATCAAGAATCAAGGAAGTGTAAGTAACATGTGAGTAATAAACTCCAGATGGAGCTGAGAAATTGCATCCTTATTTCTGAGAGAAAGTGTTCAGTTGGAAAGGTGCAGTGCCTGGAATGCCTGCTGAATGTAAATCTAGTCTGAAGGTGACAAAAGTGTGACCTACCTCTTCCCCACGTGCAGTGGAATTGTGCTTTAAGGACTCCCAAGTTTTCCATGTCTATGTTTAAGAGCTTTATCTGCAGATATCCAAGACCCACCTcaatacattcctgtgtgatctggtctaggtgatcctgctctggcagaggggttggaatagatgatcttttgaggtcccatccaacctctaacattctgtgatctccagctgccttcctgAAGCTATTGTCACAGGTGCCTCCTCCAACTGTCCTTAGGTTCCTTACTACCTAACATAAATATctaaaaaataaaggggaaaataatCTCAGCCACTGAAAATATCTTCTAGTGAAGAAGCCcagagataggataggataggataggataggataggataggataggataggataggataggataggataggataggataggatagaatagaattagaatagaattaaccaggttggaaaagacctttgagatcatcgagtccaacctatcatccaacaccatctaatcaactaaaccatggcaccaagcaccccatcgagtctcttcaccagtgatggtgactccaccacctccctgggcagcccattccaaagggcaatctctctttctatgaagaatttcttcctaacatccagcctaaacctcccctggtgtagcttgagactgtgtcctcttgttctggtgctggttgcctgggagaagagaccaacccccacctggctacaacctcccttcaggtagttgtagacagcaagaaggtctcccctgagcctcctcttctccaggccaagcaaccccagctccctcagcctctcctcataggtccctttctgcctggccattctccagccactctgaccccagcctgtagcactgcatggggttgttttggccaATGTGTTTCATTATGGTTTTTCCTTTTAGTATCTTGTTGGAAGTGGAAACTGTTGATTAAAGCTGGTGAAGATTAAAACTGAAGACTGCAGGTGGCCTGGCCCTGTCTATCTATAACACttccacagcagcttcccagagTACATATgctattgaaaagaaaaaaaatagctgggagtttaaaataaaaagtggTACTTTAAGAACTGCTGCAGAGTAACTGAATTTATTCTTTCAGCAAATTCAATACAAATTATTAATACAGAAGAAGGATTGTGCATAATTTCCCCAAACAAGatgactgctgcagagaggacagGACACACAGGAAGCTGTTGCTAGAAGAGAGTAGGTTTTGGTGCCCCATGGGCAGTTTGATGCCCTGCTACAGGGGTGTCCAGCAACAGTAATAatcaggaagggaaaaagaaatgagaaaaactACCCCAGCAGACAGTCTGAGTCACCCTGAGGCAATCAGCTAAAAGGAGGCAGAAGCTACACCCCAGACAGCCTCTTTGGGGCTGTCTCTGGGGCTTGGGTTCAGCCACAGCATGGGCTGCATGGGGGTCTCCAttaggagaaaggagaaagtggGAGAGACAATGCTGGTGAAAGGTatttgagagggaaaaaagcaacaaaatgaGTGAGGCTGCCAGCTCTGACTGCTGCTCCTAAGGGCACATCGGCATAATCAGTAAGGATTTGAGGGTGCTGATGGACCAGAAGCcagacatgagcaggcagtgtgagcttgcagcccagaaggccaatgacatcctgggctgcatcaaaggatgtgttgccagcagatccagagaggtgattgcgccactttgctctggtgagacctcacctggagtactgggtacaagtctggagccctcaatatggGATGGACATAGACCTTATGGAAAGGatccagaggagtgccacaaaaatgatcagggggttggagcacctctgctatgaggacaggctgagggagctgggggtgttcagcctggagaagaggaggctctggggagacctaataacagccttccagtacctgaagggggtctacaggaaggatggagagagactgtttacaagggcctgcagtgacaggatgagggtcaatggcttcaaactagagaaaggcagatttagattgggtatcaggaagaagttcttcactatgagggtggtggaacactggaacagattgcccagggaggtggttgaggccccttccattggtatattcaaggtgaggctcgatgaggccctgggcagcctgatctggttggggattTCCCTGCTGACATCCAGGGAGATCcaactggatgacttttggaggacccttccagcctggaatattctatgattatacTGGGGGCTATCTCTGGAGGCCAGTTAATCCAACCCCTTCAAACAACAGTCCTCAGAATGGAACCATCCCCACAGCTAGGTTTTGCTGTGGCATGCAGTGAGCAGTCACATTTCTCATGCAAAAGTAACTGCCACCTATACTGATGCTTGTTTAAAGACAAAAATATGCCTGAAGGACCAGAAACAGTGAACATgacctccacagctgctgtaGGTAGGTAGAAAGGTTTCAGAGACAGCTTCAATAGCTGCAAGGCACAAGAGCTGCATCTTCATTTGTACTAATATCTTTCTTAGCTGATCTCCCCAATTTCCACTCAAACTACCAATCAAGTTGAAGACTGCGTTCAGTTTTAATATTCAGAGGTaattaacaggaaaaaaaaaccccagatggaTGGTAATTTCCATGCTTCCCTGTTAAATAAAGACTCACCATTCACTGCCAGCTGACTACCGCTTCCCTAATTAAGTCATTAGCTAAACACAGAGCTATGTTTTCCAACAAATGCCACCAGACTGATGAAGATGTCCTGTACATTCTCCCCAGGGTCTGAAGGATTGGTTACTTCAAACAATTTAACTTAATCAGAAATTACCTGTCACCTCATGGAAAGAGAAACTTTCCCTGGGCTGGCACCATTGTTTGGCAATTCCattatttgttcttttttctttgctaaGTGTTTGCTGATTTTATAGAGGAATTGGAAACATTTCCTGAACTTTGACTTTTTGTCCATGGCAACTCCTCCTTCATACCTATCCTTGATcaggcccagcagcaccacactcTTCGATGCAAAATCTTTGTAgtggcaagagaggatctgcgtGGCCTCCAGCCATGCACATAAGCTGTTAATGAtgtatccatccatccatccacccatccatccatcttccTTAGCCTCTTTAAAACATCTTTCATCCTCAGatttaacagaatcacagaacattaaaggttggaaagcacctcaaaagatcatctactccaacccccctgccagaccaggGTCATCTAGAGTGGGTttcagaggaatgcatccaggcaggttttgaatatttccagagaaggagactctacaacctgttccagcagcctgttccagtgttctgtcaccctcacagtgaaaaaaaggttttccttatgtttctATGAAATCCTTCTGGAggaactgctgaggcagaagaataacaacaaGGTGATTGGACAtaatcagcatggcttcaccaagggcaaatcctgcctgacaaacatggtggccttctatgacaaggttacaacattaatagatgaagtcTGAGCAgctgacatcatttacctggacctgagcaaagcctttgacattgtcctgcaccacatcctggtctccaagctggtgcagtatggatttgatggatggaccattcagtggatacagaactggcttgatggctgcacccaaagggtggctgtcaatgggtccatgtccaagtggaggccagtgacaagtggagttcctcagggatcagtcctgggagcagtcttgtttaatatctttgttggtgacatggacagtggcattgagtgcaccctcagcaggtttgctgacaacaccaagctgtgtggtgcagcagacatgctggaggaaagagatccatccagagggacctggacatgctggagaggtgggcacatgACAAACTCATAAGgtccaacaagaccaagtgcagtgtcatgcatctgggtcaggtcaatcccaggcaccaatataggctgggcagtgactgtcttgagagcagccctcaggaaAAGGACttaggagtgctggtggatgggaagGTCAGTGTGGGAGCTGtcagtgtgcacctgcagcccagaaagcaaatcacatcctgggctgcatcagaactgtagccagcaggttgagagaggtgattcttcccctcaacactgctcttgtgagactccaactggagtactgtggccagttctggagcccctgttacaggaaggatctgggcatgctgaaacatgtccagagaagggccacaaggatgatcagagggctggagttcatctcctatggagacagactgagagagttggggttgttcagtctggagaagagaaggtcctgaaaagacctcattgtggccttccagtatctgtcAGTATCAGTATCATCTGTCCTTTTCATCCATCTTTCCCACATAGGTCACATCATCTTCCAGGGTGAGCTAAGTCTCTGTAGTGCATAGTACATCCCAGACACAGCAAAAACACATAGAAGGCCTGAGGTACATTTGATTTGGCTCATCCACAGCCTTTTAAAGCTGGATGTTCCCCACCAAGCTGTTTGCAGCAAATGAGGTTAATTTTGTTGATCTTTCTTAATGGAGATGGATGAGAGGACTGAACTTTCCAAAGTCCCTGTTTCATCAAGTTTACACAGAAGGCTGCTAGTCTGCAGATTTCACTGCCATATATCTGAACTGTCCAGTTTTCCATGTTGGTCACTttttattgctctgtacaacaaGGAGATTCTGTCCTCTGCAAGTACCAGCAAGGAAGAAACTAAACCAAGCAAAGAACATAAAACCAGAACAGAATTTCTAACATGCATCCAGGTTCTTCCAAatgaaagatcacagaatcacacagaatcacacaatcaataaggttgcaaaagacctcaaagatcatcaagtccaacctgtcactcaagacctcatgactactaaaccatggcaccatgctgCATAATGTACCACCACAATGTCTCCTCAGGACTTCTGATGTTTTAAGATgtctaacaattctctctcttctcctcctctcccacagGGCTTCTATTAGTAGAAACTAAAGCCACAGCTGGTATGATCCCCAGATGCAATAAGCAGTGTTGGAAATGTCCTCCCTGCACCACTCCACTCCTCtcatttccccttcccccccctccccacagtATTTTGCCCCCTACAGTTGCTTGGGCTGCATTCATAAAATACATTAGCATATAGATCAGCTCTCTGAAGTTCTCATGGCTTAATTTCCTGCATGACAAATTCTCACCCTCATTTCTGTTTGATGCCAGATTTCGTGTCATTGGGGTACTCAAATCTTCTAAACCACTACGTCTCCACTGCTCATTTCCTATGCCGCATGACTGCAAATGGACACATTTCTCTGAGGTGAAGCATAAAACACTGTTTCCTTTCAACCACCCTTCACAAAATGTTTCCTTGATTGAGAAACAAAGCATAACTTCTGGGAAGAGGGATGACAAAATTCCTATTCCTTTGTAAAGTGTTGTTTTGCACATGTTTccatttccagcaggtcaagggaggtgattctccccctctactccactctggtgagaccccacctggagtactgcatccagttctggagcccctatgaaaggaaggatctggaggtggtggaaggtgtccagaaaagggccacaaggatgatcagagggctggagcacctctcctatgagggagttggggctgttgagtctggagaagagaaggctccgaggtgacctaattgtggccttccagtatctgaagggctcttccaacctggtttattctattctattctagtgacagaacaagaggaaataatgtcaagctgcactgggggaggtgtaggctggacattgggggtggggggaaatcactgcaagggttgtcaggcattggagcaggctgcccagggaggtggttgagtcaccatccctggatgtgtttaaaagctgtgtagatgtggtgcttggggatatggcttagtggcGGACTTgctagagtagggttaatggttggtctcgatgaccttgaaggtcttttccaaccaaaatgcttttatgattctgtggaagTTCCACACAAATGATTTCCACTTCTGCAACGCTAGGCtaacacctccagcctgagagTGTTTAAACTGGAGAATGAGACCACAAAAGTCAAACCTATTCCAGTGCAATTCCTCATTCTTGTAGTGCTAAGCCTGAACATGAGAATTCAAAAGAATCACCAAGAGTCTTACTGTTTCAATTTCAGGAGAACATTTTTGTATTAAGACTGGAGAGTCATCCTGAagcaggcaggaaggggaaaaaaaaataatccaattaGTTCTCAAAAATTAATCTGGGGCTGCAAAATTAAACATTACTGCCTCGGTCTGATGCTTGACACAAGCCACGTATCACAATCCTTTC includes:
- the HTR1E gene encoding 5-hydroxytryptamine receptor 1E, with the protein product MNFTNCTGEANVAAKPKTVTEKMLVTLTLATITTLTMLLNSAVIAAISTTKKLHQPANYLICSLAVTDLLVAVLVMPLSITYIMIDKWTLGYFICEIWLSVDMTCCTCSILHLCVIALDRYWAITDAIEYARKRTAKRAGLMIVTVWTISIFISMPPLFWRSHHSVSIPSECRIQHDHVIYTVYSTFGAFYIPLTLILILYYRIYHAAKSLYQKRGSSRHLSNRSTDSQNSFASCKLTQTFCVSDFSTSDPTTEFDKINASVRIPPFENDLDLAGDRQQISTTRERKAARILGLILGAFILSWLPFFIKELLVGLHVCTVSPEVADFLTWLGYVNSLINPLLYTSFNEDFKLAFRKLIRCREHA